A genomic window from Caballeronia sp. SBC1 includes:
- the bioF gene encoding 8-amino-7-oxononanoate synthase yields the protein MSNTSPALFESLKQGLADIERNGLRRRRRIADSACAAHMTVDGREIIGFASNDYLGLAAHESLREALAEGARKYGAGSGGSHLLGGHSRAHAKLEDDLAAFSGGFVDQARALYFSTGYMANLATLTTLGALGASGGRDTLMFCDALNHASLIDGARLSRAQIRIYPHADAQALDAMLEASANEGGTKIIVTDSVFSMDGDIAPLARLLELAERHGAWLVVDDAHGFGVLGPQGRGALAEAALRSPHLVYVGTLGKAAGVSGAFVIAHETVIEWFVQRARPYIFTTASGPAVAHAVSASLEIIGGQEGDERRAHLATLIDSTRAILKRTRWSPVDSHTAVQPLIIGGNEETLKLAAALDEYHMWVPAIRPPTVPAGTSRLRISLSAAHSHDDLAKLDDALQTLSNRS from the coding sequence ATGAGCAATACATCGCCCGCTCTTTTCGAGTCCCTGAAACAAGGTCTCGCCGATATCGAGCGCAACGGTTTGCGTCGTCGCCGACGCATTGCCGACAGCGCCTGCGCCGCTCACATGACGGTGGACGGACGCGAGATCATCGGCTTTGCGAGCAACGATTATCTCGGGCTCGCAGCGCACGAAAGCTTGCGCGAAGCACTCGCGGAAGGCGCACGAAAATATGGCGCGGGGAGCGGCGGATCGCATTTGCTCGGCGGCCATTCGCGCGCGCATGCGAAGCTTGAAGACGATCTCGCAGCGTTTTCCGGCGGTTTCGTCGACCAGGCGCGAGCGCTGTATTTCAGCACCGGCTACATGGCGAATCTCGCGACGCTGACTACGCTCGGCGCGTTGGGCGCGTCAGGTGGCCGCGACACGCTGATGTTCTGCGATGCGTTGAACCATGCATCGCTAATCGATGGCGCTCGTTTGTCGCGTGCGCAAATTCGCATCTATCCTCATGCCGACGCGCAAGCGCTCGACGCCATGCTCGAGGCATCGGCGAATGAGGGCGGCACGAAGATCATCGTTACGGATTCCGTCTTCAGCATGGACGGCGATATCGCCCCGCTCGCACGGTTGCTCGAGTTGGCGGAGCGGCATGGCGCATGGCTGGTGGTAGACGATGCGCACGGCTTCGGCGTGCTCGGTCCGCAAGGCCGCGGTGCGTTGGCTGAGGCTGCGTTGCGCTCGCCGCATCTCGTGTACGTTGGCACGTTGGGCAAGGCAGCAGGCGTGTCCGGCGCGTTCGTGATCGCGCATGAGACGGTGATCGAATGGTTCGTGCAGCGCGCGCGGCCGTATATCTTTACGACGGCATCGGGGCCGGCCGTGGCGCATGCGGTATCGGCCAGTTTAGAGATTATCGGTGGACAGGAAGGCGATGAACGGCGCGCGCATCTGGCTACGCTGATCGACAGTACGCGCGCCATTTTGAAGCGCACGCGATGGTCGCCCGTGGATTCGCATACGGCAGTTCAACCGTTGATTATCGGCGGCAATGAAGAGACGCTGAAGCTCGCTGCAGCCCTCGATGAATACCACATGTGGGTGCCAGCAATCCGGCCGCCGACGGTTCCGGCGGGGACGTCGCGCCTGCGCATTTCGCTTTCGGCGGCGCATAGTCACGACGACCTCGCGAAGCTCGACGATGCACTGCAAACCTTGAGCAATCGATCATGA
- the bioD gene encoding dethiobiotin synthase produces the protein MTAPLSLFVTGTDTEIGKTLVSAALLHGFAALGLRAAAMKPIAAGAFERDGEWHNEDADQLDAAANVALPPLIRTPFLLKEAAAPHIAAARENVSLDIARIVEAHKFAVQQADVVVVEGVGGFRVPLTDVHDTADLAFALNLPVVLVVGMRLGCISHALLSAEAIAARGLHLVGWVANQIDPAMLFPAENIEAIRLRLDSQFNAPLLGTIPRLTPPDARAAMAYLDTSLLLDTLRSAGAGQ, from the coding sequence ATGACCGCGCCACTCTCACTCTTCGTCACCGGCACCGATACCGAGATCGGCAAGACACTGGTATCCGCTGCGTTACTGCACGGCTTTGCCGCCCTCGGCTTGCGTGCCGCCGCGATGAAACCCATCGCGGCAGGAGCGTTCGAACGCGATGGCGAGTGGCACAACGAAGACGCCGATCAACTCGATGCCGCCGCGAACGTTGCGCTGCCGCCATTGATACGCACGCCGTTCCTGCTGAAGGAAGCCGCCGCGCCGCACATTGCGGCAGCCCGCGAGAACGTGTCGCTAGATATTGCGCGGATCGTGGAAGCGCACAAGTTCGCCGTGCAACAAGCGGACGTGGTCGTGGTGGAAGGCGTGGGCGGATTCCGCGTGCCGCTCACCGATGTCCACGATACCGCCGACCTCGCCTTCGCGTTGAACCTGCCGGTCGTGCTCGTGGTCGGCATGCGGCTTGGCTGCATCAGCCACGCGTTGCTGAGCGCTGAGGCTATAGCAGCACGGGGACTGCATCTGGTGGGCTGGGTGGCTAACCAGATCGATCCCGCCATGCTGTTTCCTGCTGAGAACATCGAAGCAATCCGGTTGCGGCTGGACAGTCAATTCAACGCGCCCCTCCTCGGCACAATTCCCCGCCTTACGCCGCCGGACGCTCGCGCGGCTATGGCTTATCTAGATACCTCCCTGCTGCTGGACACGCTTCGTTCAGCCGGCGCGGGCCAGTAA
- the bioB gene encoding biotin synthase BioB — protein sequence MTQVQSTDNATQPAAQPAAPQTLARWRVADIVALYDLPFNDLMFRAQAVHREHFDANTVQLSTLLSIKTGGCPEDCAYCPQSSHHDTGLKADKLMAVDEVLKAAEIAKANGATRFCMGAAWRNPKDQHLEPIADMIRGVKAMGLETCVTLGMLEAHQATRLRDAGLDYYNHNLDTSPEFYGQIISTRTYQDRLDTLEHVRDAGINVCCGGIVGMGETRRERAGLITQLANMEPYPESVPINNLVQVEGTPLTGTAPLDPFEFVRTIAVARITMPKAMVRLSAGREQMDEALQALCFLAGANSIFYGDQLLTTSNPQAEADRKLLERLGMRAEASQQMQAAEACEVKCGHAQVQ from the coding sequence ATGACGCAAGTGCAATCTACTGACAACGCGACTCAACCCGCCGCTCAACCCGCTGCACCGCAAACGCTGGCGCGCTGGCGCGTGGCGGATATCGTCGCGCTGTACGACCTGCCGTTCAACGACTTGATGTTTCGTGCGCAGGCCGTGCATCGCGAACACTTCGATGCCAACACGGTCCAGCTCTCCACGCTGCTGTCGATCAAGACCGGCGGTTGCCCGGAAGATTGCGCGTATTGCCCGCAGTCGTCGCATCACGACACGGGGTTGAAGGCCGACAAGCTGATGGCCGTCGATGAAGTTTTGAAGGCCGCCGAAATCGCCAAGGCGAACGGCGCGACGCGTTTCTGCATGGGCGCGGCGTGGCGCAATCCGAAGGACCAGCATCTGGAACCGATCGCCGACATGATTCGCGGCGTGAAGGCCATGGGCCTGGAAACCTGCGTGACGCTCGGCATGCTGGAAGCGCATCAGGCGACACGTCTGCGCGATGCCGGGCTGGATTACTACAACCACAACCTCGATACATCGCCAGAGTTCTACGGGCAGATCATCTCGACGCGTACGTACCAGGATCGTCTGGATACGCTCGAACACGTCCGCGATGCAGGCATCAACGTATGTTGCGGCGGCATTGTTGGCATGGGCGAAACGCGGCGTGAACGGGCTGGGCTGATCACGCAGCTGGCGAACATGGAGCCGTATCCGGAATCGGTGCCTATCAACAATCTGGTGCAGGTGGAAGGCACACCGCTGACGGGTACGGCTCCGCTCGATCCGTTCGAATTCGTGCGCACGATCGCGGTTGCGCGCATCACGATGCCCAAGGCGATGGTGCGGTTATCGGCGGGACGCGAGCAGATGGATGAAGCGTTGCAGGCGCTGTGTTTCCTCGCCGGCGCGAACTCGATTTTCTACGGCGACCAGTTGCTGACAACGAGCAACCCGCAAGCTGAAGCCGACCGGAAATTGCTGGAGCGGTTGGGGATGCGCGCGGAAGCGTCGCAGCAGATGCAAGCGGCCGAGGCTTGCGAGGTTAAGTGCGGGCATGCGCAGGTACAGTGA